Proteins from one Mycobacterium sp. HUMS_12744610 genomic window:
- a CDS encoding STAS domain-containing protein — translation MPVPILKQGAILIATVQAALSDSDTERLRHDLMEHVSRYRAQGIIVDVTAIDVMDSFAARSLQTIARMTRLRGADTVIVGLQPEVAFAMVQLGLAFDDMTTALDLEEGLCLLHRQLRAGKPAIGRDGGG, via the coding sequence ATGCCGGTACCGATCCTGAAGCAGGGGGCGATCCTCATCGCCACGGTGCAGGCGGCACTGTCCGATTCCGACACCGAGCGCCTGCGCCACGACCTCATGGAGCACGTCAGCCGGTACCGTGCGCAAGGCATCATCGTCGACGTCACCGCCATCGACGTGATGGACTCCTTCGCCGCGCGGTCGCTGCAGACCATCGCCCGGATGACGCGGCTGCGTGGCGCCGACACCGTGATCGTCGGCCTGCAACCGGAGGTGGCCTTCGCGATGGTCCAGCTGGGGCTGGCGTTCGACGACATGACCACCGCCCTGGACCTGGAGGAGGGGCTCTGTCTGCTGCATCGGCAGCTGCGGGCCGGCAAACCGGCGATCGGGCGCGACGGTGGCGGCTGA
- a CDS encoding DUF4193 domain-containing protein, with protein sequence MTTASDYDARRVSDTEHSDIGSLRELAPTRPETSTAVVDQDPNDVHFFELPGADLSSEELSITVIPQQADEFTCSSCFLVQHRSRLRNSGPGVAICADCA encoded by the coding sequence ATGACGACCGCAAGCGATTACGACGCACGCCGCGTATCAGACACCGAGCACTCCGACATCGGCTCGCTCCGCGAGCTGGCACCCACCCGGCCCGAGACGTCGACCGCCGTTGTCGACCAAGACCCCAACGATGTGCACTTCTTCGAGTTGCCGGGCGCGGACCTGTCCTCCGAAGAGCTGTCGATCACGGTGATCCCCCAGCAGGCCGACGAGTTCACCTGCTCGAGCTGCTTCCTGGTGCAGCACCGCAGCCGGTTGCGCAACTCCGGCCCGGGAGTGGCGATCTGCGCCGACTGCGCGTGA
- a CDS encoding STAS domain-containing protein: MVADHDGVSVVSVSGEIDLVTAPVLEQAIGAVVAEGPTALVIDLSAVEFLGSVGLKILAATYEKLGKSADFGVVARGPATRRPIHLTGLDKTFPLYPTLDDALTAVRDGKLNR; this comes from the coding sequence ATGGTCGCCGACCACGATGGGGTCTCCGTGGTCAGTGTGAGCGGCGAGATCGATTTGGTCACCGCTCCGGTCCTCGAACAAGCCATCGGCGCAGTGGTTGCCGAGGGTCCGACGGCGCTGGTCATCGATCTTTCCGCGGTGGAGTTCCTCGGTTCGGTGGGGCTGAAGATTCTCGCCGCCACCTACGAGAAGCTCGGCAAGTCCGCCGACTTCGGCGTGGTCGCGCGGGGCCCGGCGACCAGGCGGCCGATCCATCTGACCGGTCTGGACAAGACGTTCCCCCTGTACCCCACGCTGGATGACGCGCTGACCGCGGTGCGGGACGGCAAACTCAACCGCTAG
- a CDS encoding STAS domain-containing protein: MSESPSNFPGTAAATQPVSISSDGLLPQLVQHLRQNRTILREEWARRITEAKLLTAMTPDELFGEATAVYDNYVEVLETGSVEALQAYARDLSERIIPRGVETDEVIGIVLLLRDVLARSLFKKYQSNFEMLNRVLDAYEPAANRIANTVAVSFVQERERIIRQQQEAIRELSTPVLQVREQLLILPIIGVLDSQRARQVTEQLLRAIRANRAKVVVIDITGVPTIDSTVANHLVQTVDASGLMGASVIITGLSSEIALTLVTIGLDLSKMNAVGDLQGGIEEAERLLGYEVTRAGEQTG, encoded by the coding sequence ATGTCAGAATCTCCATCGAATTTCCCCGGCACCGCCGCGGCCACCCAGCCGGTGAGCATCTCCAGCGACGGACTGCTGCCGCAACTGGTCCAGCACCTGCGCCAGAACCGCACCATCCTGCGCGAGGAATGGGCCCGCAGGATCACCGAGGCAAAACTGCTCACCGCGATGACACCGGACGAGCTGTTCGGCGAGGCCACCGCCGTCTACGACAACTACGTCGAGGTGCTCGAGACGGGCAGCGTGGAGGCGCTGCAGGCCTACGCCCGCGACCTGTCCGAACGAATCATCCCGCGGGGTGTGGAGACCGACGAGGTCATCGGCATCGTCCTGCTGCTGCGCGACGTGCTGGCCCGCTCGCTGTTCAAGAAGTACCAAAGCAACTTCGAGATGCTCAACCGCGTGCTCGACGCCTACGAGCCGGCGGCCAACCGCATCGCCAACACCGTGGCCGTCAGCTTCGTGCAGGAGCGCGAGCGCATCATCCGCCAGCAGCAGGAGGCGATCCGCGAGCTGTCGACGCCGGTCCTGCAGGTGCGCGAGCAGCTGCTGATCCTGCCGATCATCGGTGTGCTCGACAGCCAGCGCGCCCGCCAGGTCACCGAGCAACTGCTGCGGGCAATCCGCGCCAACCGCGCGAAGGTCGTGGTCATCGACATCACCGGTGTGCCCACCATCGACTCGACGGTGGCCAACCACCTGGTGCAGACCGTCGACGCGTCCGGCCTGATGGGCGCGAGCGTCATCATCACCGGCCTGTCCTCGGAGATCGCGCTGACCCTGGTGACCATCGGGCTGGACCTGTCGAAGATGAACGCCGTCGGCGACCTGCAGGGCGGCATCGAGGAGGCTGAGCGCCTGCTCGGCTACGAAGTCACCCGCGCCGGGGAGCAGACCGGGTGA
- a CDS encoding heme-binding protein, with product MKIRRSTACRSLIAVVGCCLLGEVLCPPPALAAPRVSTAYLRPHDKAAASLRDYVRTHPQQYDDLRGIMAPVVARNPGRPSAAPGQRPDAGGFQVVQQVLRVGEDG from the coding sequence ATGAAGATCCGTCGTTCCACCGCGTGCCGGTCGCTGATCGCCGTCGTCGGGTGTTGCCTGCTCGGCGAGGTTCTCTGCCCCCCGCCGGCGCTCGCCGCGCCCCGTGTGAGCACCGCGTATCTGCGGCCGCACGACAAGGCCGCGGCCAGCCTGCGCGACTATGTGCGCACGCACCCGCAGCAGTACGACGACCTGCGCGGCATCATGGCGCCGGTCGTGGCGCGAAATCCGGGTCGCCCGTCAGCGGCCCCCGGCCAGCGCCCCGATGCGGGTGGATTCCAGGTGGTCCAGCAGGTCCTGCGCGTCGGCGAAGACGGGTGA
- a CDS encoding thiol-disulfide oxidoreductase DCC family protein, whose amino-acid sequence MDGTLVFDGRCGMCTRAAGRLDRLDRTGRLRIEPFQAPGMADRLGVPGDRPPKSVWWLDSSGAVSSGARAINSALSAALGTPVPLWIYRIPGVGAAQNVVYRWVAAHRYRFRGVTPLCEAEPQRCG is encoded by the coding sequence ATGGACGGCACCCTGGTTTTCGACGGGCGATGCGGGATGTGCACCCGGGCTGCCGGGCGGCTGGACCGCCTGGATCGGACCGGCCGACTCCGCATCGAACCGTTTCAGGCGCCGGGCATGGCCGACCGCCTGGGTGTTCCGGGCGACCGGCCGCCCAAGTCCGTGTGGTGGCTGGACTCGTCGGGCGCCGTCTCGTCGGGGGCCCGGGCCATCAACTCGGCCCTGTCCGCGGCGCTCGGCACGCCGGTGCCGTTGTGGATCTACCGGATTCCCGGGGTCGGCGCCGCGCAGAACGTCGTCTATCGCTGGGTCGCCGCCCATCGCTATCGCTTTCGCGGGGTGACACCGCTGTGCGAGGCCGAGCCGCAGCGCTGCGGTTGA
- a CDS encoding HAD family hydrolase produces the protein MNSPAVLFDVDGTLVDSNYLHVHAWQRAFDAEGLPVAAWHIHRCIGMDGAELVRMLSCDAPHDVRERLSDAHSRYYREAIPLLAPLRGARALLHHVATLGLQVVLASSAPGDELEALLKVLDCDDVIAATTSSRDVDTAKPEPGIMRVALERAGVGAEQAVFVGDAVWDAHAAANAGLPCIGVLSGGISRTELQDAGASPVFADAQDLLDHLESTRIGALAGGR, from the coding sequence ATGAATAGCCCCGCGGTCCTGTTCGACGTCGACGGCACGCTCGTCGACTCCAACTACCTGCACGTCCACGCCTGGCAACGGGCCTTCGACGCCGAAGGCCTGCCCGTCGCGGCCTGGCACATCCACCGCTGCATCGGCATGGACGGCGCGGAGCTGGTCCGCATGCTTTCGTGCGACGCGCCCCACGACGTGCGGGAACGGCTCAGCGACGCGCACAGCCGCTACTACCGCGAGGCCATCCCGCTGCTGGCCCCGTTGCGGGGCGCCCGCGCGTTGCTGCACCACGTCGCCACGCTCGGCCTGCAGGTGGTGCTGGCCAGTTCGGCGCCCGGCGACGAACTGGAGGCGTTGCTGAAGGTCCTCGACTGCGACGACGTCATCGCCGCGACCACGTCGTCGCGCGACGTCGACACCGCCAAACCCGAACCCGGCATCATGCGGGTCGCCCTGGAGCGGGCCGGCGTGGGAGCCGAACAAGCCGTGTTCGTCGGCGACGCGGTCTGGGATGCGCACGCCGCGGCGAACGCCGGGCTCCCCTGCATCGGGGTGCTCAGTGGCGGCATCTCCCGCACGGAGTTGCAGGACGCCGGCGCGTCACCCGTCTTCGCCGACGCGCAGGACCTGCTGGACCACCTGGAATCCACCCGCATCGGGGCGCTGGCCGGGGGCCGCTGA
- a CDS encoding GAF domain-containing sensor histidine kinase, producing MLVPADPEQASVDVDALVVSAAVGRYSDQALGQCIPISGSTAGEVFRPGEPLITSSLYCPADAITNLGERSAIVMPLSAEQQTIVVIVLTRNGAAPPFDPACLHLVGDFAGHAAIAVMLATTRRFARELSLLTDRERIAADLHDLVIHRVFSVGMGLQSVAARLRSPELAARVSGFANELEDVINDIRVTVFDLPRPATPRRGFAECIQDAVARLTEGGDISTSLSMAGRLAAVSEELAEHAEAFLVEALGHAVRHSGTTRIAVTVGVDDISAEVSDDGPIRADDRRRCGLADLARRSGETGGRCVVTSSATGDTVVSWSAALNQRTR from the coding sequence GTGCTGGTGCCCGCCGACCCCGAGCAGGCCAGCGTCGACGTCGACGCCCTCGTGGTGTCCGCCGCGGTCGGTAGATACTCGGATCAGGCTCTGGGACAATGCATTCCGATCTCAGGCTCGACGGCCGGCGAGGTGTTCCGGCCCGGTGAACCCTTGATCACCTCTTCGCTGTATTGCCCGGCCGACGCGATCACCAACCTGGGGGAGCGGTCGGCGATCGTGATGCCGCTGTCCGCCGAACAGCAGACGATCGTCGTGATCGTGTTGACGCGCAACGGCGCCGCACCGCCGTTCGACCCCGCATGCCTGCACCTGGTCGGTGATTTCGCCGGTCACGCCGCGATCGCCGTGATGCTGGCGACGACGCGGCGCTTCGCGCGGGAACTCAGCCTGCTGACCGATCGCGAACGCATCGCGGCGGATCTGCACGACCTCGTCATCCACCGCGTCTTCTCCGTCGGCATGGGCCTGCAGAGCGTCGCCGCACGGCTGCGCTCGCCCGAGTTGGCGGCGCGGGTGAGCGGCTTCGCCAACGAGCTAGAGGACGTCATCAACGACATCCGGGTGACGGTCTTCGACCTGCCGCGGCCCGCCACGCCCCGCCGCGGTTTCGCCGAGTGCATCCAGGATGCGGTTGCCCGGCTCACCGAGGGCGGGGACATCAGCACCTCGCTGAGCATGGCGGGCCGCCTGGCCGCCGTGAGCGAGGAACTCGCCGAACACGCCGAGGCCTTCCTCGTCGAAGCGCTCGGCCATGCCGTGCGCCACTCCGGTACGACCCGCATCGCCGTCACCGTCGGCGTCGACGACATCAGCGCCGAGGTGAGCGACGACGGGCCCATCCGGGCCGATGACCGGCGCCGTTGTGGCCTGGCCGACCTCGCCCGCCGCTCAGGGGAAACCGGCGGCCGCTGCGTCGTCACCAGCTCCGCCACGGGAGACACCGTGGTGAGCTGGAGCGCGGCGCTGAACCAGCGAACCCGCTGA